One genomic window of Puniceibacterium sp. IMCC21224 includes the following:
- a CDS encoding CoA transferase, which yields MQQVEDLNRGASEQLRPGMLKGVRVLETCDELGEYCGLLLAGMGADVIKIEPPEGEVTRRIGPFYEDRDDLENSLFFWAYNRDKKSVTLDLESSQGRAEYLRLSATADVVLDSKNIGLLKLLSECAGFDAAAKRPVTARITPFGDDGPWKDFKSSDLVHLALGGVMSNCGYDAEPDGRYDLPPIAPQVWHAYHIAGEQLACGIVAALVHRQTGGDAQDVSIAIHEAVSKNTELDLMSWVMRRAPLYRQTARHATETPNRAQNISHTKDGRWCMTWGVSARDKAKLVPFLDSYGMAADLVRPSDDADLSARQIPGTADANEETAHTLDVIQRFVRAFGYDSLPWREAQETGLLWSPVRKPHENALDPHWLARNTFAEIEHPELNASFVYPTSKWMSSATDWQPGRRAPRLDQDRAAVLNDRTTRKEPAKSAAKARPPASEKRMIGKSKHGSDFPLKGFRIFDFSWFLASAGGTRILSAMGAEAIKVEWKAHPDTRLAAMAPVGGRSARERAKAPLQGVTDPDMGGQFNNKNSGKRGLSLNIRDPRGLKIARDLISMSDMVAEGFSPGVLDRMGLGYDELKKLKSDIIYVQQSGMGSQGSYGRFRTVGPIAASFAGTTEMSGLAEPAMPAGWGYSYLDWIGAYGFALASLGAIHHRNRTGEGQWIDSSQCESGIFQTATAILDWSANGREWQRYGNRSPFKKAAPHGAFRCDGDDNWLAIACFTEPEWQGFLKVSGLSLGDDPRFATLEARLLHQDALDALVSQWTQAQERYDAMQRLQAAGVPAGVCQTAGDRCDIDPQLPHLNWLTEVDGTKIGRWPVAEFSPKLTDTPVYSGGPIDRAAPCYGEDNEYILGELLGYSMADIRRFKDEDVI from the coding sequence TTGCAGCAAGTTGAAGATCTAAACCGCGGGGCCTCAGAGCAGCTGCGTCCCGGCATGCTCAAAGGCGTTCGAGTGCTCGAAACCTGCGACGAACTTGGCGAATACTGCGGTCTGCTGCTTGCCGGGATGGGCGCGGATGTCATTAAGATCGAACCCCCCGAAGGTGAAGTCACGCGTCGGATCGGGCCGTTCTACGAAGACCGGGACGATCTGGAAAACTCCCTTTTCTTTTGGGCTTACAATCGCGACAAGAAGTCGGTCACGCTCGACCTCGAGTCATCGCAGGGCAGGGCCGAGTACCTTCGCCTCTCGGCAACCGCTGATGTTGTTCTTGATTCAAAGAACATCGGTTTGCTCAAGTTGCTGTCGGAGTGCGCAGGCTTTGACGCCGCCGCCAAGCGCCCCGTCACGGCACGCATTACACCCTTTGGCGATGATGGCCCCTGGAAGGATTTCAAGTCTTCGGACCTTGTGCATCTTGCGCTTGGCGGTGTTATGTCCAATTGCGGATATGACGCCGAACCGGATGGCCGATATGACCTACCTCCGATTGCGCCGCAGGTCTGGCATGCCTACCACATTGCTGGCGAACAGCTTGCGTGCGGCATTGTGGCGGCCCTTGTGCATCGCCAGACTGGCGGCGACGCCCAGGATGTATCGATTGCGATTCACGAGGCCGTGTCGAAGAATACCGAGCTGGACCTGATGTCCTGGGTTATGCGCCGCGCACCGCTCTATCGGCAAACCGCGCGGCACGCGACAGAAACCCCCAACCGGGCACAGAACATCAGCCACACCAAGGATGGCCGCTGGTGCATGACCTGGGGCGTTTCGGCCCGCGACAAGGCCAAGCTTGTGCCGTTTCTGGATAGCTACGGCATGGCGGCGGATCTCGTCCGGCCGTCCGACGATGCAGACCTATCGGCGCGGCAAATTCCCGGAACGGCGGATGCCAACGAAGAAACCGCACACACTCTCGACGTTATTCAACGCTTTGTGCGGGCCTTTGGTTACGACAGTCTGCCCTGGCGAGAGGCGCAGGAAACAGGGCTGCTGTGGTCGCCTGTACGCAAGCCTCATGAAAATGCGCTGGACCCGCACTGGCTGGCACGGAACACCTTTGCCGAGATCGAGCATCCGGAATTGAATGCCAGTTTTGTGTATCCGACCAGCAAGTGGATGAGCAGTGCAACGGATTGGCAGCCCGGCCGCCGTGCACCGCGACTGGATCAGGACCGGGCGGCTGTCCTCAACGACCGGACCACGCGCAAAGAGCCTGCCAAGTCGGCCGCAAAGGCCCGCCCACCCGCGTCGGAAAAACGGATGATCGGCAAGTCAAAGCACGGCAGTGATTTTCCGTTGAAAGGATTCAGGATCTTCGATTTCTCCTGGTTTCTCGCATCTGCGGGTGGCACTCGCATCCTTTCAGCGATGGGAGCCGAGGCGATCAAGGTGGAATGGAAGGCGCACCCCGATACCCGGCTGGCGGCGATGGCCCCTGTCGGCGGACGCTCGGCACGAGAGCGTGCAAAAGCCCCGCTGCAAGGGGTCACAGACCCGGATATGGGCGGACAGTTCAATAACAAGAACTCAGGCAAACGCGGTTTGTCGCTGAACATACGCGATCCGCGCGGGCTTAAGATCGCCCGCGATCTGATATCGATGTCAGATATGGTTGCAGAAGGTTTTTCACCTGGTGTGCTGGACCGTATGGGGCTTGGGTATGACGAACTGAAAAAGCTGAAATCTGATATCATCTATGTCCAGCAAAGCGGGATGGGAAGTCAGGGCAGCTACGGCAGGTTCCGAACGGTCGGGCCTATTGCGGCCTCTTTCGCCGGCACGACTGAAATGTCAGGCCTTGCAGAGCCTGCAATGCCGGCAGGTTGGGGATATTCATATCTTGACTGGATCGGCGCGTATGGCTTCGCACTCGCATCACTTGGCGCCATTCATCACCGAAACCGAACAGGCGAAGGACAGTGGATCGACTCATCGCAATGTGAATCCGGAATTTTTCAAACCGCGACTGCAATCCTCGACTGGTCTGCGAATGGACGGGAATGGCAGCGATACGGTAATCGGTCCCCGTTCAAGAAGGCGGCACCGCACGGCGCATTTCGCTGTGATGGAGATGACAACTGGCTCGCCATCGCGTGTTTCACAGAGCCCGAATGGCAGGGCTTTCTCAAGGTCAGCGGACTGTCGCTTGGCGATGATCCGCGCTTTGCAACACTTGAAGCTCGGCTCCTGCATCAGGATGCACTGGATGCGTTGGTCAGCCAATGGACACAGGCGCAGGAACGCTACGACGCCATGCAACGGCTGCAGGCTGCCGGGGTGCCCGCAGGCGTTTGTCAAACGGCGGGCGACCGGTGCGACATCGATCCGCAACTGCCACATCTCAACTGGCTGACCGAGGTGGACGGAACCAAAATCGGACGCTGGCCGGTTGCGGAATTCTCGCCGAAACTGACCGATACACCGGTCTATAGTGGTGGTCCGATTGATCGTGCCGCGCCCTGTTACGGCGAGGATAACGAATATATTCTCGGTGAACTGTTGGGATATTCCATGGCAGATATCCGACGGTTCAAAGACGAAGACGTCATCTGA
- a CDS encoding tripartite tricarboxylate transporter substrate binding protein has translation MLKQTRARGVAALVLMAAGTMSMATQSDAAWPTKPTSLIVIAGAGGGSDYTMRLLARELEASADQPISVVNQAQGAGVVGMTTYVNAAPDGTTVGQMSPFAQYRMLGQADFTSDSFTPIAMINMDPASVSVAEGSDLTSINDIIAKLKEDPTSLSISCGGGCNASWDIPFVSLMLDEGIDVAQLNLIPAQGSAAGLQELTSGGMDIVLCSLPETDALRDAGLVRNVAVFSGARLDRYPDVPTVEEETGRSATGGTWRGIAGAAGMDADLVGEIEASIKAAYDSDGFQTGMKDRGFGAVWMDSAELGAFMREHEAQTERVIDALNP, from the coding sequence ATGTTGAAACAAACCCGCGCCCGTGGGGTAGCTGCGCTTGTCTTGATGGCGGCCGGCACCATGTCGATGGCAACGCAATCCGATGCGGCCTGGCCGACCAAACCCACGTCCTTGATCGTGATCGCCGGTGCCGGAGGTGGCAGTGATTACACTATGCGCCTGCTCGCGAGAGAGCTTGAAGCGAGCGCTGATCAGCCGATCAGTGTAGTCAATCAGGCGCAAGGCGCTGGTGTGGTCGGCATGACAACCTATGTCAACGCCGCACCCGATGGTACAACCGTGGGGCAGATGTCACCCTTTGCCCAATACCGGATGCTGGGGCAGGCAGATTTCACCTCTGATAGCTTTACGCCAATCGCCATGATCAACATGGATCCGGCAAGCGTGTCGGTTGCCGAGGGGTCTGATCTGACCTCGATCAACGACATCATTGCCAAACTCAAAGAAGATCCGACCAGCCTTAGTATCTCTTGTGGTGGTGGCTGCAATGCCAGCTGGGACATCCCCTTTGTGTCGCTGATGCTTGACGAAGGCATCGATGTCGCCCAGCTGAACCTGATCCCCGCCCAGGGGTCTGCTGCGGGCCTTCAAGAGTTGACCTCCGGCGGAATGGATATCGTTCTGTGCTCGCTTCCGGAAACCGACGCACTGCGTGATGCAGGGCTGGTTCGCAACGTTGCTGTGTTTTCGGGGGCACGACTGGACCGCTACCCGGACGTACCAACGGTTGAAGAGGAAACCGGTAGATCCGCCACGGGCGGCACTTGGCGCGGCATCGCCGGCGCGGCCGGCATGGATGCAGACCTTGTTGGCGAGATCGAGGCGTCAATCAAGGCCGCCTATGACAGTGATGGCTTTCAAACGGGCATGAAAGATCGCGGCTTTGGCGCGGTCTGGATGGATTCCGCAGAGCTTGGCGCCTTTATGCGTGAGCATGAGGCGCAGACAGAACGCGTTATCGACGCGCTCAACCCCTGA
- a CDS encoding AbrB family transcriptional regulator, protein MSGVAQIWRDAALHLRSRDFYARTILTVIAAALGGLAAQWIGVPIPWLIGPILSTLLVLSVGRPVSTMSGVHAPMIGIIGSMLGASFTLDIFSQIASWWMLFLGLIVASTISSTIAYFILRRFGRLDPPTSFFGSTPGGLIEMSLMSEHFGGDMRSAFLIHTLRVSLVVLILPQLLNLLADAPITNGAQAASSQGMLEWQGAGWLLLCLLLGKPIAGKLRLQAPELLGPLFLSALLHVGGFTDFKLPFFVVASAQAVIGINMGGRFAGVDRNTLLRLGCVTLLLVTVHLGSATAAAVVMARLTGHDMIELVLAYAPGGIAEMSIITLAVGGNIALVAIHHLLRVSLVLFVAPPLYRALFHKNRDPST, encoded by the coding sequence GTGAGCGGGGTTGCACAGATCTGGCGGGACGCGGCGCTGCATTTGCGCAGTCGCGATTTCTATGCCCGGACTATCCTGACCGTGATCGCCGCAGCGTTGGGTGGTCTGGCCGCACAATGGATTGGCGTTCCGATTCCCTGGTTGATCGGGCCGATCCTGTCCACGCTTCTGGTTCTGAGTGTCGGGCGTCCGGTGAGCACGATGTCGGGTGTCCACGCACCCATGATCGGGATCATCGGATCCATGCTGGGCGCAAGCTTTACCTTGGATATCTTTTCTCAGATAGCCTCGTGGTGGATGCTTTTTCTTGGGCTCATCGTCGCCTCCACCATCAGTTCGACAATCGCCTATTTTATACTTCGCCGTTTTGGCCGCCTTGATCCGCCAACGTCGTTTTTCGGATCGACGCCCGGCGGCCTGATCGAAATGTCCCTGATGAGTGAGCATTTCGGCGGTGACATGCGGTCGGCGTTTCTCATCCACACATTGCGCGTCTCGCTCGTGGTGCTGATCCTTCCCCAGCTTTTGAACCTACTGGCCGACGCGCCGATCACCAACGGAGCGCAGGCCGCCAGCAGCCAGGGCATGCTGGAATGGCAGGGTGCCGGTTGGCTCCTGTTATGTCTTCTGCTTGGCAAGCCAATAGCCGGAAAGCTTAGGTTGCAGGCCCCGGAACTGCTTGGCCCCTTGTTTCTAAGCGCGCTGTTGCACGTTGGCGGATTTACCGATTTCAAGCTGCCGTTCTTTGTCGTGGCATCGGCACAGGCGGTGATCGGGATCAACATGGGCGGCCGGTTCGCGGGAGTCGACCGGAACACGCTTTTACGGCTGGGGTGCGTAACCCTGCTGCTTGTCACGGTTCATCTCGGCTCAGCGACCGCCGCAGCGGTTGTGATGGCTCGTTTGACCGGTCATGACATGATTGAACTTGTGCTGGCATATGCTCCGGGCGGTATTGCCGAGATGAGCATCATCACGCTGGCCGTAGGCGGCAATATTGCGCTGGTTGCGATACACCACCTCTTGCGCGTGTCACTCGTACTGTTCGTGGCACCGCCACTCTACAGAGCCCTTTTTCACAAAAACCGCGACCCATCGACGTGA
- the bktB gene encoding beta-ketothiolase BktB: MTRSIVITSGVRTAIGTFSGSLAGTSPCDLGAAVATEAIARAGIGAAEVQQTVLGNVLHTHPEDMYISRIVAIRAGVPDTAPALTLNRLCGSGLQAVVTAAEQIMLGHAEITLAGGAENMSRAGHLLTTARHGQKMGDSRAIDMMIGALTDPFGNGHMGVTAENIAKRYGIDRDAQDAFALESHRRASQAIAEGRFSDQILPMNVRQGRSEVTFDTDEHVRGDISAERLEGLRPAFTKDGSVTAGNASGINDGAAALVLMEEDTARHKGAAPLARIVAYGLGGVAPEIMGMGPVPATQQALLRAGLNANDLDVIESNEAFAAQACAVSQELGLDPARVNPNGGAVALGHPIGASGAIILVKLIYELQRTGGRYGLATMCIGGGQGIAVIVERI; this comes from the coding sequence GTGACCAGATCCATCGTTATCACCTCGGGCGTGCGCACCGCTATTGGTACTTTTTCCGGGTCACTGGCGGGCACGTCCCCTTGTGATCTGGGCGCTGCAGTCGCAACCGAAGCCATCGCGCGCGCGGGAATAGGCGCTGCCGAGGTGCAGCAAACCGTATTGGGCAACGTCCTGCACACCCATCCTGAGGATATGTATATCAGCCGAATCGTCGCCATCCGCGCAGGCGTACCGGACACCGCGCCGGCTCTGACATTGAATCGCCTTTGCGGCTCGGGGCTTCAGGCCGTTGTCACGGCTGCGGAACAGATCATGCTGGGCCACGCGGAAATCACGCTGGCAGGCGGCGCCGAAAACATGAGCCGCGCAGGCCATCTGCTAACGACGGCACGGCATGGCCAGAAAATGGGCGATAGTCGCGCGATCGACATGATGATCGGCGCGCTGACAGACCCCTTCGGCAATGGCCATATGGGTGTCACGGCGGAAAATATCGCAAAGCGGTATGGCATCGACCGTGACGCGCAGGACGCCTTTGCGCTGGAATCGCACCGCCGCGCTTCGCAGGCGATTGCAGAGGGCCGATTTTCCGATCAGATTCTACCCATGAACGTCCGCCAGGGCCGGAGCGAGGTAACCTTTGATACGGACGAACATGTGCGTGGCGATATCTCTGCCGAGCGGCTGGAGGGGCTGCGCCCCGCCTTTACCAAGGACGGCAGCGTCACAGCCGGCAATGCCAGTGGTATCAATGACGGCGCCGCCGCGCTGGTGCTGATGGAAGAGGACACCGCCCGCCACAAAGGCGCCGCGCCGCTCGCGCGGATTGTGGCCTATGGGCTGGGCGGTGTTGCGCCCGAAATAATGGGCATGGGCCCGGTTCCCGCCACGCAGCAGGCGCTGTTGCGCGCGGGTCTGAATGCCAACGACCTGGATGTGATCGAAAGCAACGAAGCCTTCGCGGCCCAAGCCTGCGCCGTATCGCAGGAGCTGGGGTTAGATCCGGCCCGCGTTAACCCCAACGGCGGCGCCGTCGCTCTGGGCCATCCCATAGGTGCATCCGGCGCGATTATTCTGGTCAAGCTGATATACGAACTTCAGCGCACCGGCGGGCGCTATGGTCTTGCCACCATGTGCATAGGCGGAGGTCAGGGTATCGCAGTGATTGTCGAGCGAATATAA
- a CDS encoding tripartite tricarboxylate transporter TctB family protein — MKLHDALLGVIFVALGATVIAFSYSFPTPRHLAYGPGMFPRLMGAGMALSGAALVVMGLRHRAALVEWPAWLSDRRLTRNVLLIPSVCLFYYLFVTSLGFHITATLLLLALLLSGEVAPLRALIVSLSVVFITTLQFISILHVPLPWGVLAPISGWFIW, encoded by the coding sequence GTGAAGCTGCATGATGCCCTGCTTGGCGTGATCTTTGTGGCGCTTGGCGCGACTGTGATCGCCTTTTCCTACTCATTTCCGACCCCCCGACATTTGGCGTATGGCCCAGGCATGTTTCCGCGCCTGATGGGGGCCGGAATGGCGCTGAGCGGTGCCGCACTGGTCGTGATGGGGCTGCGCCATCGTGCGGCGTTGGTCGAATGGCCCGCTTGGCTTTCGGATCGCCGCCTGACACGCAACGTGCTGCTGATCCCAAGCGTCTGCCTGTTCTACTATCTTTTCGTAACGTCGCTTGGCTTTCACATCACGGCGACACTTTTATTGCTGGCGTTGCTGTTATCAGGCGAAGTCGCGCCGCTGCGGGCGTTGATTGTGTCCCTGTCCGTGGTTTTCATCACAACCCTGCAATTTATTTCAATTCTGCACGTCCCCCTTCCCTGGGGGGTGCTGGCACCGATTTCAGGGTGGTTTATATGGTAA
- a CDS encoding tripartite tricarboxylate transporter permease, whose protein sequence is MLADPVLLLTIAITAFYGLVIGAIPGLTALMATALLVPFVIFMDPIPAVAAIVTASAMAIFAGDIPGALLRMPGTPASAAYTDDAHGLVLKGQAAVSLGAGVIASAFGGLFSAMVLTLAAPSLAKIALTFSSVEYFWLGMMGLSCATLVSSDSLLKGLLSLFIGLTLATVGMDPVSGIPRFTFGSVNLLSGFGLIPVLIGFFAMGELMRNASVPVEDRPKLPPVGPMLGPSLRGLGAHKMGAMRGGLIGTVVGALPGAGSDIAAWISYAISRRGTRRGRAMSDDGAVERITAASAANNASLGGAYIPATVFGIPGDAITAIVISVMFIKGINPGPTLFLNQPEMIYAIFAIFFLANLLMIPLGIAMVRAFGAVLRLPPVYISPVIVLFCILGAFSVENTLFAVGLIVVFGVLGYMLEANGIPLAPAILGLILGPLIEQNFMTTMLKSRGDLGIFFDREVGSWLGYATIVIWVLVLGARTVTSLRSRSRS, encoded by the coding sequence TTGCTTGCTGATCCCGTGCTGTTGCTGACGATCGCAATAACGGCCTTTTACGGCTTGGTGATCGGGGCAATTCCGGGGCTTACGGCGCTGATGGCGACGGCGTTACTGGTGCCTTTCGTGATCTTTATGGACCCCATTCCAGCGGTTGCCGCCATCGTGACTGCCTCAGCCATGGCGATCTTTGCGGGCGACATTCCCGGCGCGCTTTTGCGGATGCCGGGAACCCCGGCCTCGGCGGCCTATACGGATGATGCACATGGTCTGGTGCTCAAGGGACAGGCGGCGGTGTCGCTGGGGGCGGGCGTGATCGCCTCGGCCTTTGGCGGGTTGTTCAGCGCGATGGTGCTGACACTAGCCGCGCCATCGCTGGCCAAGATTGCGCTGACCTTCAGTTCGGTGGAATACTTTTGGCTTGGGATGATGGGGCTCAGCTGCGCCACGCTGGTATCCAGCGACTCGCTTCTGAAAGGGCTGTTGTCGCTGTTCATCGGCCTGACCCTTGCGACCGTAGGCATGGACCCGGTCAGCGGCATTCCGCGTTTTACCTTTGGGTCGGTCAACCTGCTGAGTGGGTTCGGCCTGATTCCGGTTCTGATTGGATTTTTCGCAATGGGCGAGCTGATGCGCAATGCCAGTGTCCCGGTCGAGGACCGCCCTAAGTTGCCTCCGGTCGGTCCGATGCTCGGGCCCAGCCTGCGCGGTCTTGGAGCCCATAAGATGGGCGCGATGCGGGGCGGGTTGATCGGGACAGTGGTCGGTGCTCTGCCCGGCGCTGGGTCTGATATTGCTGCGTGGATTTCCTATGCCATCTCGCGGCGCGGCACCCGGCGCGGGCGGGCGATGAGCGATGATGGCGCGGTAGAGCGTATCACCGCCGCCAGTGCAGCGAACAACGCCAGCCTTGGTGGTGCCTATATCCCGGCCACGGTCTTTGGCATTCCGGGTGATGCGATCACGGCCATCGTGATTTCTGTTATGTTCATCAAAGGCATAAACCCCGGTCCGACGCTGTTCCTGAACCAACCCGAGATGATCTATGCGATCTTTGCCATCTTCTTTCTGGCCAACCTCCTGATGATCCCGCTGGGGATTGCCATGGTTCGGGCCTTTGGCGCGGTGCTGCGGTTGCCGCCGGTCTATATCTCTCCGGTGATTGTGTTGTTCTGCATTCTTGGGGCGTTTTCGGTTGAAAATACGTTGTTTGCTGTGGGTCTGATCGTAGTCTTCGGTGTGCTTGGGTACATGCTAGAGGCTAATGGCATTCCGTTGGCCCCAGCGATTCTCGGGCTCATCCTCGGCCCGCTTATTGAGCAGAATTTCATGACAACGATGCTGAAATCCCGTGGCGATCTGGGAATTTTCTTCGACCGTGAGGTCGGCTCGTGGTTGGGATATGCCACCATCGTGATCTGGGTACTGGTGCTGGGCGCGCGGACGGTGACGTCCCTGCGCAGCCGTTCTAGGTCTTAA
- a CDS encoding dihydrodipicolinate synthase family protein, which produces MKHDLKGIIPPLVTPFTADETIDEAALRENVRFMMRKGVHGICLGGSTGEGHTLSTEELARSIEIACEEVDGSIPVVAGIIANSTRKAIEMAKAVSQYDVAALQVTPVHYVFKPDDDATYAHFKRMTEEVDLPVLIYNVVPWNYLSPALLVRLMEGLPGIIGVKQSAGDLKLMADLMISIPQGKLVFTAVDALLYASFAMGAHGTIAANPAAVPGVCVALWNAVQAGDHAKAQEIHRALLRFWNTIFADNLPANVKYVLSKQGVNAGLPRMPMPVTSPEQAAKIDVQLAEVLKYDESETASMQKAG; this is translated from the coding sequence ATGAAACACGACCTGAAAGGGATCATTCCTCCGCTGGTGACTCCGTTCACAGCGGACGAAACCATCGACGAGGCGGCGCTGCGTGAAAACGTCCGCTTTATGATGCGCAAGGGGGTCCACGGGATCTGCCTTGGTGGCTCGACCGGCGAAGGCCACACCCTGTCCACCGAAGAACTGGCGCGCTCGATCGAGATCGCTTGCGAAGAGGTGGACGGCTCCATTCCCGTTGTGGCGGGCATTATTGCCAACTCGACCCGCAAAGCTATCGAAATGGCCAAAGCGGTGTCGCAATACGATGTGGCCGCGCTTCAGGTGACGCCGGTGCATTACGTTTTCAAACCCGATGACGACGCCACCTATGCGCATTTCAAGCGTATGACCGAAGAAGTCGATCTGCCCGTGCTGATCTACAACGTGGTGCCGTGGAACTACCTGTCGCCCGCGCTTTTGGTGCGGCTGATGGAAGGTCTTCCCGGCATCATCGGAGTGAAGCAATCGGCAGGCGATCTTAAGCTGATGGCCGATCTGATGATCTCCATTCCCCAGGGAAAACTTGTCTTCACTGCGGTTGATGCGCTGCTCTATGCCTCGTTCGCGATGGGGGCACATGGCACAATCGCGGCCAACCCGGCGGCGGTTCCCGGTGTCTGCGTGGCGCTTTGGAACGCTGTGCAGGCGGGCGATCACGCCAAGGCACAGGAAATCCATCGCGCGCTGCTGCGGTTCTGGAACACGATCTTTGCGGACAATTTGCCCGCAAACGTGAAGTATGTCCTGTCAAAACAGGGCGTCAATGCGGGCTTGCCGCGGATGCCAATGCCGGTAACCAGCCCGGAGCAAGCCGCCAAGATTGACGTACAGCTGGCCGAAGTTCTCAAGTATGACGAGAGCGAAACGGCATCAATGCAGAAAGCGGGCTGA
- a CDS encoding tripartite tricarboxylate transporter substrate binding protein: protein MLKYIALAVLALVPVSAQAEAVFDRPLTIVVPAGAGGGGDTTTRLLSRELEGALGQPITIVNQGQGGGVVGLTTMKNAAPDGLTVGLLFPYAGYKMTGQANFEGSDFSPIAVFNGDSSALLVGASSPFEDLTSALDAIKSDPGAFTIHCSGGCGSVWDVPVAGMMLDYGIDVAKVIWVPGQGAASGLTELASGGVDFQTASLPEASALISAGAVRPIAVLSPAPVPGFEDVPLAGEVLGVPLDGGTWRALGGPAGLSPEHVTAWETAAQSAYDSPRFQTAMIEAGFGLRWLDAANLAELMAKHEADTQRIMIALGYATNN, encoded by the coding sequence ATGTTGAAATACATTGCTTTGGCTGTGCTCGCACTGGTGCCCGTCTCGGCCCAGGCAGAAGCCGTTTTTGATCGCCCTTTAACCATTGTCGTACCCGCGGGCGCGGGCGGCGGGGGTGACACGACAACGCGCCTGTTGTCACGCGAGTTGGAAGGCGCGCTTGGCCAACCGATCACCATCGTCAATCAGGGACAGGGCGGCGGGGTCGTCGGGCTGACCACGATGAAGAACGCCGCGCCAGACGGGCTGACCGTCGGTCTTTTGTTTCCCTATGCGGGTTACAAGATGACCGGCCAAGCCAATTTCGAAGGTTCAGATTTTTCACCCATCGCCGTGTTCAATGGCGACAGCTCCGCGCTTCTGGTCGGGGCGTCGTCGCCGTTCGAAGATCTGACATCCGCCCTCGACGCTATCAAGTCCGATCCGGGTGCTTTCACGATACATTGCAGTGGTGGCTGCGGCAGCGTCTGGGATGTTCCGGTCGCTGGCATGATGTTGGACTATGGTATCGACGTCGCCAAGGTGATCTGGGTTCCAGGGCAGGGCGCGGCAAGCGGTCTGACCGAACTGGCCTCGGGCGGGGTTGATTTCCAGACGGCCTCTTTGCCGGAGGCTTCCGCCCTGATCTCCGCTGGGGCGGTGCGCCCGATTGCCGTCCTTAGTCCCGCGCCAGTTCCAGGCTTCGAAGACGTTCCGCTGGCGGGCGAGGTTCTCGGCGTACCGCTTGACGGCGGCACCTGGCGCGCATTGGGTGGACCGGCAGGCCTGTCGCCTGAACATGTGACTGCTTGGGAAACCGCTGCGCAATCAGCTTATGACTCGCCGCGCTTTCAGACCGCGATGATCGAAGCCGGGTTCGGGTTGCGCTGGCTAGATGCCGCTAATCTGGCCGAACTGATGGCCAAGCATGAGGCAGACACGCAACGAATCATGATCGCTCTCGGTTACGCTACTAACAATTGA
- a CDS encoding IclR family transcriptional regulator: protein MSDHVLKVVEEEGFGDAGAKSFFKMARVLDCFSRTNGSLSLTQLVEGTGLPRTTIHRIVASLREIGMIDQDGRRGDYRLGLRMFYYGSVVLANLDLNRHAHSHVVSLHQVTGEIVHLHMFDGSHMVCIEREEMGDARNTTLTTIEAAPIHCTSVGKAFLAFQDQRLIRKIVAEEGLAARTVNTLATYDALAENLALIRERGYATDEEENEIGIQCVGAPLRDSRGRVFGSISVSGPTLRMPLSRLSGLSHAVTQTANAISAELGWDPSKKRR, encoded by the coding sequence ATGAGTGATCATGTCCTGAAGGTGGTTGAGGAAGAAGGTTTTGGCGATGCCGGGGCAAAGTCATTCTTCAAAATGGCGCGCGTGCTTGACTGTTTCAGCCGGACCAATGGCAGTTTGTCGCTGACCCAACTTGTTGAGGGCACCGGCCTGCCCCGCACCACCATTCACCGGATCGTCGCGTCACTGCGCGAAATCGGTATGATCGATCAGGACGGGCGGCGCGGCGACTATCGGCTTGGGCTGCGCATGTTCTATTATGGCAGCGTTGTTCTGGCCAATCTCGACCTGAACCGGCATGCCCATTCTCATGTGGTATCGCTACATCAGGTGACCGGAGAAATCGTTCATCTTCATATGTTTGACGGAAGTCACATGGTCTGTATCGAACGCGAGGAAATGGGCGATGCTCGCAATACAACCCTGACGACGATCGAAGCGGCCCCAATCCACTGCACCAGCGTCGGCAAGGCGTTTTTGGCGTTTCAGGATCAACGCCTGATTCGCAAAATTGTTGCGGAAGAGGGGCTTGCCGCGCGCACCGTCAACACGTTGGCCACCTATGATGCGTTGGCCGAAAACCTCGCCCTGATCCGAGAGCGCGGCTATGCGACGGATGAGGAAGAGAACGAGATTGGTATTCAATGTGTAGGTGCGCCTTTGCGGGACTCTCGGGGGCGTGTTTTCGGCTCGATCAGCGTTTCCGGGCCCACGCTTCGGATGCCCTTGTCGCGCCTGTCGGGATTGTCGCACGCGGTCACTCAGACCGCGAATGCGATTTCGGCCGAGCTTGGTTGGGATCCTTCTAAGAAGCGGCGTTAG